Proteins encoded within one genomic window of Raineyella fluvialis:
- the metK gene encoding methionine adenosyltransferase: MHLFTSESVTEGHPDKVCDRISDAILDAMLEQDPQARVAVETLTTTGLVHVVGEVTTSAYVEIPQIIRQELQSIGYTSSRVGFDGASCGVIVSIGQQSPDIAQGVDKSLEFRTDSGEHDAYDLQGAGDQGLMFGYATDETPTLMPMPIFLAHRLAERLTAVRKEGLVLGLRPDGKTQVTIAYDDERPVGIDTVLVSTQHDEDVTQEELAQIIRTMVVEPVLAEADLGLATDRMALLVNPTGRFVVGGPMGDAGLTGRKIIVDTYGGMARHGGGAFSGKDPSKVDRSAAYALRWVAKNVVAAGLAKRCEVQAAYAIGRARPVGVYVQTFGTGTVSDEKILEAIRTVFDLRPAAIVDQLDLKRPIYKATSSYGHFGRELPEFTWERTDRVEQLQAAIA, from the coding sequence ATGCACCTCTTCACCTCCGAGTCGGTCACCGAGGGCCACCCGGACAAGGTCTGTGACCGCATCTCCGACGCCATCCTCGACGCGATGCTGGAGCAGGACCCGCAGGCGCGTGTGGCCGTGGAGACGCTCACCACGACCGGTCTGGTGCATGTGGTGGGTGAGGTGACGACCTCCGCCTACGTGGAGATCCCGCAGATCATCCGCCAGGAGCTGCAGTCGATCGGCTACACCTCGTCCAGGGTGGGCTTCGACGGCGCCTCGTGCGGCGTGATCGTGTCCATCGGCCAGCAGTCCCCGGACATCGCCCAGGGCGTCGACAAGTCGCTCGAGTTCCGTACGGACAGCGGCGAGCACGATGCGTACGACCTGCAGGGCGCCGGTGACCAGGGTCTGATGTTCGGCTACGCCACCGACGAGACGCCGACGCTGATGCCGATGCCGATCTTCCTCGCGCACCGCCTCGCCGAGCGACTGACCGCCGTCCGCAAGGAGGGACTCGTCCTGGGGCTGCGTCCCGACGGCAAGACCCAGGTCACCATCGCGTACGACGACGAGCGGCCCGTCGGTATCGACACCGTCCTGGTCTCGACCCAGCACGACGAGGACGTCACCCAGGAGGAACTCGCTCAGATCATCCGCACCATGGTGGTCGAGCCGGTGCTGGCCGAGGCGGATCTCGGCCTGGCCACCGACCGGATGGCGCTGCTCGTCAATCCGACCGGGCGGTTCGTGGTCGGCGGCCCGATGGGCGACGCCGGCCTGACCGGCCGCAAGATCATCGTCGACACGTACGGCGGCATGGCCCGCCACGGAGGCGGCGCGTTCTCCGGGAAGGACCCTTCGAAGGTTGACCGTTCCGCGGCGTACGCACTGCGGTGGGTGGCCAAGAACGTGGTCGCCGCGGGCTTGGCGAAGCGCTGTGAGGTGCAGGCCGCCTACGCCATCGGCCGGGCTCGACCGGTCGGGGTGTACGTCCAGACCTTCGGCACCGGGACGGTGTCCGACGAGAAGATCCTTGAGGCGATCCGTACGGTCTTCGACCTGCGCCCCGCCGCCATCGTCGACCAGCTCGACCTGAAGCGGCCGATCTACAAGGCCACCTCGTCGTACGGCCACTTCGGCCGGGAACTGCCCGAGTTCACCTGGGAGCGGACCGACCGCGTGGAGCAGCTGCAGGCGGCCATCGCCTGA
- a CDS encoding choice-of-anchor D domain-containing protein — protein sequence MSARMRVLGLGRPSTTVLIILVVLATILGWGGLPPASATVATISNDAARTGWDRNEAGLSPADITSSDFGVVFNHQVDGQVYGQPLVVGSTVIAVTENNAVYGLDPVTGAEKWSRNVGKAWSPSPLSCGDLTPTIGITSTPVYDAATGFVYFLAKVDDGPDVQHPSWWMHAITPGTGVERTGWPVRISGAASNDSTAVFNPEVEMQRPGLLALGGSIYAAFGAHCDRGAYRGFVVGVSTSSPQVSSMWTTEAGSSSSGAGIWQSGGGLVSDGSGRILFSTGNGVMPPVSSGTSVPKTLSESVVRLNATSNGLQAADFFSPSNAATLDSGDQDLGSGGPIALPDSFGTTGHPHVLVQQGKDGRVFLLDRDALGGRSQGSGGTDAVLGVVGPYQGQWGHPAAWSSTAGNYLYLVGNGGPLRALRGGSSSGVPALTQVGASQDTFPYTSGSPVITSNSTDSGSGVVWVMRSGGGSSGTTAQLRAYSAIPDSRGILTLLYSADIGTMAKFTVPATDGNHVYIGTRDGRVIGFGRPATSALTGSPVNFGNVAAGTTATGTLTLTATRSLTVTGATTAAPFGVTAPAQPVSLAAGGTIQLPVSFSPTAAGAASGLVSVTIDAGNVLTFALNGTGTAVGLQAQPATATFVDQVVGSTGLANVQVTNTGSNPEVISAVTGPSGPFTVTGLPSVGTSIPGGGSGSFVLGVKYSPTVAGSDASAVTITSTSGTLKIPLSGTAISGAAHLVLNPSTLDFGSVPVGSSRTLNFDVTNTGNIATTITLAKAPAGVFSTSSPLSEGVVVGPGQVIHQPVTFTPTTVGSAPPAVYAINSDSNTAIMNEQLTGVGTGPVPAPATNSWQLNGTTTMPTAGQLQLTPATNSATGTAFYNTVAPVTGAGTVPTEGLDAKFNVTMNGGSGADGVSFAMLDPSKTAPNAVGGGGGGVGVSGLPGIAVMLQTWPAAGVSSNNFVGVAQTTSSGVTMLKWVNAPSDLRTGSHPVEVSVVSGHVKVSVDGHALLDVVPPSGSLTPSAMIGFTGATGGLNDIHAVNKVTITTQVSGAGTVPVPGPAFGTWQLNGTSTLPSAGQLQLTPAVNGATGTAFYIGAPVSGAVRTEGLDAKFSATMNGGSGADGLSFAMLDPSKSSPTAVGGGGGGVGVSGLPGIAVMLQTYPAAGVSSNNYVGVAQTTPSGVTMLKWVNAPRICAVAAIRSR from the coding sequence ATGAGTGCACGGATGCGGGTGCTGGGTCTGGGGAGGCCGTCGACGACGGTCCTGATCATTCTGGTCGTGCTCGCCACGATCCTCGGCTGGGGCGGCCTCCCTCCCGCGTCGGCCACGGTCGCGACGATCTCGAACGACGCGGCGCGCACCGGCTGGGACCGGAACGAGGCCGGGCTGTCGCCGGCAGACATCACCTCCAGCGACTTCGGCGTGGTGTTCAACCACCAGGTCGACGGCCAGGTCTACGGCCAGCCGCTGGTGGTCGGGTCCACCGTGATCGCCGTGACCGAGAACAACGCCGTCTACGGACTCGACCCCGTCACCGGTGCCGAGAAGTGGAGCCGCAACGTCGGCAAGGCGTGGTCCCCCTCACCACTCAGCTGCGGTGACCTCACCCCGACCATCGGCATCACCTCGACGCCCGTCTACGATGCTGCCACCGGCTTCGTCTACTTCCTGGCCAAGGTCGACGACGGCCCCGACGTCCAGCACCCCAGCTGGTGGATGCATGCCATCACACCAGGCACGGGCGTGGAGCGGACGGGGTGGCCGGTCCGGATCAGCGGCGCCGCCAGCAACGATTCCACCGCCGTCTTCAACCCTGAGGTCGAGATGCAACGCCCCGGCCTACTGGCGCTGGGCGGGTCGATCTACGCCGCTTTCGGCGCCCATTGCGACCGGGGGGCCTACCGCGGATTCGTCGTGGGGGTGAGCACCTCGTCCCCGCAGGTGAGCTCGATGTGGACGACGGAGGCCGGTAGCTCCAGCAGCGGTGCGGGTATCTGGCAGTCCGGTGGCGGGCTGGTGTCGGACGGTTCGGGGCGCATCCTCTTCTCCACCGGCAACGGCGTGATGCCTCCTGTCTCCTCCGGGACCTCGGTGCCGAAGACCTTGTCGGAGTCCGTCGTCCGGCTCAATGCGACGTCCAACGGCCTGCAAGCCGCGGATTTCTTCAGCCCGTCCAACGCGGCGACCCTGGACAGCGGCGATCAGGACCTGGGATCGGGTGGCCCGATCGCGCTGCCGGACTCCTTCGGCACCACCGGGCACCCGCACGTCCTGGTGCAGCAGGGCAAGGACGGGCGTGTCTTCCTCCTGGACCGGGATGCGCTCGGCGGCCGTAGCCAGGGCTCGGGTGGGACCGATGCGGTCCTCGGTGTCGTCGGCCCCTACCAGGGGCAGTGGGGACACCCGGCGGCTTGGTCGAGCACGGCCGGCAACTACCTGTACCTGGTCGGTAACGGCGGTCCGCTCCGCGCACTGCGTGGCGGCAGTAGCTCCGGCGTGCCGGCGTTGACCCAGGTGGGCGCGAGCCAGGACACCTTTCCCTACACCTCCGGTTCGCCGGTCATCACCTCCAACAGCACGGACTCCGGGTCGGGGGTCGTCTGGGTGATGCGCAGCGGTGGTGGCTCCTCGGGCACGACGGCCCAGTTGCGGGCCTACAGTGCGATCCCCGATTCGCGGGGGATCCTGACCCTGCTCTACTCGGCCGACATCGGCACCATGGCGAAGTTCACCGTGCCGGCGACCGATGGCAACCACGTCTACATCGGCACCCGCGACGGGCGTGTCATCGGGTTCGGGCGTCCGGCGACGTCCGCTCTGACCGGGTCGCCGGTCAACTTCGGCAACGTGGCCGCCGGGACCACTGCCACCGGCACGCTGACCCTGACGGCCACCCGCTCCTTGACGGTCACCGGGGCCACCACGGCGGCGCCCTTCGGGGTGACCGCGCCCGCGCAACCCGTGAGCCTGGCCGCCGGCGGCACGATCCAGTTGCCGGTGTCGTTCAGTCCGACCGCTGCCGGCGCCGCGTCGGGTCTGGTCAGCGTGACCATCGATGCCGGGAACGTACTGACCTTCGCCCTCAACGGGACAGGCACGGCCGTCGGGCTGCAGGCCCAGCCGGCCACCGCAACCTTCGTCGACCAGGTCGTCGGCTCGACCGGTCTGGCGAATGTGCAGGTCACCAACACCGGCTCGAATCCGGAGGTGATCTCCGCTGTGACCGGTCCGAGCGGACCCTTCACGGTGACCGGCCTGCCGAGCGTGGGCACCTCCATCCCCGGTGGTGGTTCGGGGTCTTTCGTGCTGGGCGTGAAGTACTCGCCCACCGTGGCGGGATCCGATGCGAGTGCGGTGACGATCACGTCCACCAGTGGCACACTCAAGATCCCGCTGTCGGGCACTGCCATCTCCGGCGCCGCCCACCTGGTGCTCAACCCGTCGACCCTCGATTTCGGATCGGTCCCGGTGGGCTCCTCCCGCACCCTGAACTTCGACGTCACCAACACGGGCAACATCGCCACCACCATCACTCTGGCGAAGGCACCGGCCGGCGTCTTCAGCACGTCGTCGCCACTGTCCGAGGGAGTGGTGGTCGGTCCAGGCCAGGTGATCCACCAGCCCGTCACGTTCACCCCGACGACCGTTGGGTCAGCCCCGCCCGCCGTGTACGCGATCAACAGCGACTCGAACACCGCCATCATGAACGAGCAGCTGACCGGGGTCGGCACCGGACCGGTGCCCGCACCGGCGACGAACTCGTGGCAGTTGAACGGCACCACGACCATGCCGACGGCCGGCCAGCTCCAGCTGACGCCGGCGACCAACTCCGCGACCGGCACGGCCTTCTACAACACGGTCGCTCCGGTGACCGGCGCGGGAACGGTGCCCACGGAGGGTCTCGACGCGAAGTTCAACGTGACGATGAACGGCGGCTCGGGCGCCGATGGTGTGTCCTTCGCGATGCTCGATCCCAGTAAGACCGCGCCGAATGCCGTGGGTGGTGGCGGTGGTGGGGTCGGTGTCTCGGGCCTGCCCGGCATCGCCGTCATGTTGCAGACGTGGCCGGCGGCGGGGGTGTCCAGCAACAACTTCGTCGGGGTGGCGCAGACCACGTCGTCGGGCGTGACCATGCTGAAGTGGGTGAACGCCCCCTCAGACCTGCGCACTGGCAGCCATCCGGTCGAGGTGAGCGTGGTGTCGGGGCACGTCAAGGTGTCCGTTGACGGCCACGCGTTGCTCGATGTGGTGCCGCCGTCAGGGAGCCTGACGCCCAGCGCGATGATCGGGTTCACCGGCGCCACGGGCGGTCTCAACGACATCCATGCCGTCAACAAGGTCACCATCACCACACAGGTGTCCGGTGCTGGCACCGTCCCGGTCCCTGGACCGGCGTTCGGCACCTGGCAGCTCAACGGCACGTCGACCTTGCCGTCGGCCGGCCAGCTCCAGTTGACCCCGGCCGTCAACGGTGCCACCGGGACGGCGTTCTACATCGGAGCACCGGTCAGTGGAGCGGTCCGCACCGAGGGTCTTGACGCCAAGTTCAGCGCGACGATGAACGGTGGGTCCGGCGCCGATGGTCTCTCCTTCGCGATGCTCGATCCCAGCAAGAGCTCGCCGACAGCGGTCGGTGGCGGCGGCGGTGGGGTTGGTGTGTCGGGCCTGCCCGGCATCGCGGTGATGCTGCAGACGTACCCGGCCGCCGGAGTGTCCAGTAACAACTACGTGGGGGTCGCGCAGACGACGCCCTCAGGCGTGACCATGCTGAAGTGGGTGAACGCCCCTCGGATCTGCGCAGTGGCAGCCATCCGGTCGAGGTGA
- a CDS encoding lectin-like domain-containing protein: MGERPSDLRSGSHPVEVIVASGHVKVSVDGQALLDVVPPSGSLTPTSMIGFTGATGGRNDVHAVSNVAITTTAGAGAPLTNATADTSFGDVLLGRSGQLSVTLTNKSSQPEVVMAVTGPAAPFTATLPSVGSTVPAGASVTVPVTFTPTVDGTFTDSFTVVTTSGQVVVPLSGTGSNQLPDLSTSTWNGLGTTVLSGTTVTLTSDGQLGAAGLMYNSTAVAPQGVHAVFSVQISGNHPTGADGLAFALLDAGAAKPTAPGLAGSGLGINGLTATYFSMATWSAWGINSSNYAGVGTTSGGTGLNYLSSTTAIPPLRTGTHNVDVRITSANHMVVKVDGQQVQDTLVPNLPPKVYIAFGGATGGATDTHAVLNPVITYTG; this comes from the coding sequence GTGGGTGAACGCCCCTCGGATCTGCGCAGTGGCAGCCATCCGGTCGAGGTGATCGTGGCCTCGGGGCACGTGAAGGTGTCCGTGGACGGCCAGGCGTTGCTTGATGTGGTGCCGCCGTCGGGGAGCCTGACGCCGACCTCGATGATCGGCTTCACCGGCGCCACGGGCGGACGCAACGACGTCCATGCCGTCAGCAACGTCGCCATCACCACCACCGCCGGGGCGGGTGCGCCGCTGACGAACGCCACCGCCGACACGAGCTTCGGCGACGTGCTCCTCGGCCGCAGCGGACAGCTGTCGGTGACCCTGACCAACAAGAGCAGCCAGCCGGAGGTCGTGATGGCGGTCACTGGCCCCGCCGCGCCGTTCACCGCCACCCTGCCGTCGGTCGGGTCGACCGTCCCCGCAGGAGCCAGCGTCACCGTGCCGGTCACGTTCACGCCGACCGTGGACGGCACGTTCACGGACAGCTTCACCGTGGTCACCACCAGTGGCCAGGTCGTGGTGCCTCTCAGCGGCACCGGCAGCAACCAGCTGCCGGACCTCTCCACGTCGACCTGGAACGGGTTGGGGACGACGGTGCTGTCGGGCACGACGGTCACCCTGACGTCCGACGGGCAGCTCGGTGCTGCCGGCCTGATGTACAACTCGACCGCGGTGGCGCCTCAGGGCGTCCATGCGGTCTTCTCGGTCCAGATCAGCGGTAACCACCCGACGGGTGCCGACGGCCTGGCCTTCGCCCTGCTCGATGCGGGGGCGGCCAAGCCGACCGCGCCGGGCCTGGCGGGATCCGGCCTCGGGATCAACGGCCTCACCGCGACGTACTTCAGCATGGCGACCTGGTCGGCCTGGGGGATCAACAGTTCGAACTACGCCGGAGTCGGCACCACCTCCGGGGGGACCGGACTCAACTACCTGTCCTCGACGACGGCCATCCCGCCGCTGCGGACCGGGACGCACAACGTCGACGTACGCATCACCTCGGCGAACCACATGGTCGTCAAGGTCGACGGGCAGCAGGTGCAGGACACCCTGGTGCCGAACCTGCCGCCGAAGGTCTACATCGCCTTCGGTGGGGCCACCGGTGGCGCGACGGACACGCATGCGGTGCTGAACCCGGTGATCACGTACACCGGGTAG
- a CDS encoding thioesterase family protein: protein MKPGLDPGQIHTVSVVVDDSLTVPAVSAKFPGFEEMPRVFATAFMVGFAECASMGALADYLEPSESSVGVDVRFDHTAATPVGMTVTATAEVTAVEGRIVTFHVVLRDDVQQIGEGTHQRAIIDREKFTARVAAKAERRGLLG, encoded by the coding sequence ATGAAGCCAGGACTCGACCCGGGACAGATCCACACCGTGTCGGTGGTGGTCGATGACTCCCTGACCGTGCCCGCTGTGTCGGCCAAGTTCCCCGGGTTCGAGGAGATGCCGCGGGTCTTCGCGACCGCCTTCATGGTCGGCTTCGCCGAATGCGCGTCCATGGGAGCGCTCGCGGACTACCTCGAGCCGTCCGAGTCGAGCGTCGGGGTGGACGTACGTTTCGACCACACGGCCGCGACGCCGGTGGGGATGACCGTGACGGCGACCGCCGAGGTGACCGCGGTCGAGGGCCGCATCGTGACGTTCCATGTGGTGCTGCGCGACGACGTGCAGCAGATCGGTGAGGGAACCCACCAGCGGGCGATCATCGACCGGGAGAAGTTCACCGCGCGCGTGGCGGCCAAGGCGGAACGGCGCGGGCTGCTGGGGTAG
- a CDS encoding alpha-amylase family protein, producing the protein MQITETSDLWWKSAVIYCLDIETFLDANGDGSGDLGGLARRMDYLNELGITCLWLMPFYPSPDRDDGYDIVDFYGVDPRLGNHGELVEVIRTAHDRGIRVIADLVINHTSDKHPWFREARRSKDNRYRDFYVWRDTPPPDTHTQVVFPDKETSVWQFDERTEEWYLHHFYKYQPDLNTSNPDVRREILRIIGFWLQLGIDGFRVDAVPYFLSSDKTSPSESMPGDPHLVLKSIRSFLERRKGSAMMLGEVNLPYDQQLAYFGGEAGDELNQMFDFVGMQAAYLSFAREDATPLKEALLARPPIHATCAWANFLRNHDELTLDKLSESERQEVFDAFGPEENMQLYGRGLKRRLPSMLGGDPRRIRMAYSLMFSLPGTPALYYGEEIGMIEDLEAEGRMAVRTPMQWSDRPNGGFSTTEPRHLVQRLVPDGGSPEHINVARQRHEGDSLWNFIRDLIGLRRTCNELGWGEVSILDQPAPSVLAHRCDLPGAAIIAVHNLASEAVTIDLSVDALTSETMEGDPDGPKPVPFVCVDLWGPHRVELENGVLRVALPAYGYRWFRILEADDLDAP; encoded by the coding sequence ATGCAGATCACCGAGACCAGCGACCTGTGGTGGAAGAGCGCGGTCATCTACTGCCTCGACATCGAGACGTTCCTCGATGCGAACGGCGACGGCAGCGGCGACCTCGGCGGGTTGGCGCGCCGGATGGATTACCTGAACGAGCTCGGGATCACCTGCCTGTGGCTGATGCCCTTCTATCCGAGCCCCGACCGGGATGACGGCTACGACATCGTCGACTTCTACGGGGTCGACCCGAGGCTCGGCAACCACGGTGAACTCGTCGAGGTCATCCGCACCGCCCATGACCGGGGCATCCGGGTGATCGCCGACCTGGTCATCAACCACACGTCCGACAAGCATCCCTGGTTCCGGGAGGCGCGCCGCAGCAAGGACAACCGGTACCGCGACTTCTACGTCTGGCGGGACACGCCGCCGCCGGACACCCACACCCAGGTCGTCTTCCCCGACAAGGAGACCTCCGTATGGCAGTTCGATGAACGGACCGAGGAGTGGTATCTCCACCATTTCTACAAGTACCAGCCGGATCTGAACACCTCGAACCCGGATGTGCGCCGGGAGATCCTCCGGATCATCGGTTTCTGGCTCCAACTCGGCATCGACGGCTTCCGGGTCGATGCGGTGCCGTACTTCCTCTCCAGCGACAAGACCTCGCCCAGTGAGTCGATGCCGGGAGATCCGCACCTGGTGCTGAAGTCGATCCGTTCCTTCCTCGAGCGGCGCAAGGGCAGCGCGATGATGCTCGGCGAGGTCAACCTGCCGTACGACCAGCAGCTGGCGTACTTCGGCGGCGAGGCGGGCGATGAGCTCAACCAGATGTTCGACTTCGTCGGGATGCAGGCGGCGTACCTGTCCTTCGCCCGGGAGGACGCCACCCCACTCAAGGAGGCCCTGCTCGCCCGGCCGCCGATCCACGCGACCTGCGCCTGGGCCAACTTCCTGCGCAACCACGACGAGCTCACCCTGGACAAGCTCAGCGAGAGTGAACGGCAGGAGGTCTTCGACGCGTTCGGGCCCGAGGAGAACATGCAGCTCTACGGCCGTGGGCTGAAACGCCGGCTGCCGTCGATGCTCGGCGGTGACCCGCGCCGGATCCGGATGGCGTACAGCCTGATGTTCTCCCTCCCCGGCACGCCGGCGCTCTACTACGGGGAGGAGATCGGCATGATCGAGGACCTCGAGGCCGAGGGGCGGATGGCGGTGCGCACCCCCATGCAGTGGAGCGACCGGCCGAACGGCGGGTTCTCCACCACGGAGCCCCGCCACCTGGTCCAGCGCCTGGTCCCCGATGGTGGCAGCCCCGAGCACATCAATGTGGCCCGCCAGCGTCACGAGGGCGACTCGCTGTGGAACTTCATCCGTGACCTGATCGGACTGCGGCGGACGTGCAACGAGCTGGGCTGGGGCGAGGTCTCGATCCTGGACCAGCCGGCCCCCTCGGTGCTGGCCCACCGGTGTGACCTGCCCGGGGCGGCGATCATCGCGGTGCACAACCTGGCGTCCGAGGCGGTGACGATCGACCTGTCGGTCGATGCCTTGACCAGCGAGACCATGGAGGGCGACCCCGACGGTCCCAAGCCGGTGCCGTTCGTCTGCGTCGATCTGTGGGGACCGCACCGGGTGGAGCTGGAGAACGGCGTGCTGCGGGTGGCGCTGCCGGCCTACGGCTACCGCTGGTTCCGGATCCTGGAAGCCGACGACCTGGACGCGCCCTAG